A window of Plasmodium vinckei vinckei genome assembly, chromosome: PVVCY_03 genomic DNA:
CTCCTGTCTTTCTCACCTTTGAAAATGTCACCTTTTGAATCTCCTTCTTCATTATTGTTTCATCGAGAAGACTTATTATAttggaaaaataatttattttcaagtctttataaaataatatttctttcatttcttcattcacaattttaaatgtttctaattttttttttaagtttatgttatcctttttaatttcttcaTTACTGTCCCTTAACTTTGTTTTTTCACCAGACAAACTAAGACATTCTTTTTCAATCACATTCAACTTATTCTTCATATTTATCAATtcattttctaattttttaatttctatatctttattttttgataaatacatataatcttctaatttttttttataattatacatCATATCATTTTCAACAGGTGATTTAATTAGTTCcgttaattcattttttaatttttcattttcatcttttaatcggtttttttcataactttcttttattaaatcattttttatattcatatattttttataaataatatttgttacttcctttttttcttcatcttgatctctatatttttcaatcaTTTTATTCAATTTTATGTCATATTCTGTTCTTATTTGATTTTCAaacattttcttcttttcttcattattattattccatTCATTagttgtattttttttcctatcttttttatttttatccttATATGGTTTCATATCtattctttctttttttccacTCTTCAAATtgaaaacatatttatcttgcttgtctatttttttccgATCACCTTCAGTTTGATTTCCATTTTCATGTCccttataaaatatgttctCTCTTCCATTACCCCATTcaaattttccatttttaccACCACAATTTTTAACATATCTTCgcttttgaaaatttattaaccTACCATTACAAGGACTCTCATCTTCATCAACCACTATATTAGttttattcttatataAATCTATATCTATGTCTTcgtcattatatatatctaaatcagacatattataattagaaacactattaaaattattccaatctttcttttcattttccaaataataatcacTATAACTATTAATAAGACTATTTGCAATTTGGTGatttatatctttaaaaTCGGGCAGTTCACTTTCATATAacaactttttattttcatttatactagaatcaaaaaaatgatttttatttgtaaaattattacatgTTAAAGAACGTCTTTTACATCTATTATTCCCTACATTTACTGAATCCATATAATTTCcttcatttgtttttagAACTTTCCAATTTTCACTATAAATACTACTACTACTTTTGTCgatatcatttaaatttgaataatCCAATGCACTCAAATTATCAAGTAATATAGATGCACGCTCACATTTTTctgaatttattttttctatatttttgttaaaacCGTTATTATTacgataatttttttcggctttttttttttcctcttTTTCATAGTTAgccattttattatcatatatttttcctttatcctttttttgaagggtgaaaaattaatttggATGATGTCCAATCTTgtcataataaatttttgtaaaCATACATCAATGGGAAGTAAAacgagaaaaaaaaactcaGATAAAAATCAGGAAAAAGTATCAAGAAATGTAAaaaggtatatatatatatacacaattctgatataaataactaATTAagtgaataaaaatattcacaTATAACTGAACAACATATtgatacaaaaataaacttaAATTACGAAAATATTCTAACACGTATGTGTGTTTTCATGCCTATGGGCATGATCaggtgaaaaaaaacatatgcCTCTCTGCTTATGTTTCCACATTtaattatcatattttagcATTTATATACAACTATGGCTAAATACCCCtgataaaaacaaaacaaaaaggATTCTTCCTGCAAAATAATGCAAAGTAAAATTATGACATTATATTAATGCACAGTTGGCTCGATATCGTAAACacaacatataatatatatgcaaatgtaaaaataacatgCATTTGCCTCCTTTCTTTAACAATCATATTCCAACCTTTGCTGAAATGTTAAACGAAAATGATTCTCCTATTAAACATATCCAACCAACTCCAAATGTTTTGTCtaaaatttcttttatattttttatagcatTCTATAAAGATGTATaacacatataaataatatatgtatacaatTTTGTAAGAAAAATAGCTTAAGAAAACTtaattaaacaaataaaacaacCACAGTTATGTAAcaccaaaaaataataaattacttCAACTTGAATAGCATTCGTATTGGCATCAGTATATTTGTCTAAAACTCCTGTTATTATATCCACAATATTATTCTGATTATGATAAGGAATATTAGATTTCTAATAAGgagtaaaaaatttaattgtaAACGTTTATATTGACAAAATAAACCatgctatattttttactattacTATTCCTGCATATACTAGTAACCTTAATTGAATGCCTATTCAACTTATGCCTAAAAATAACTATTTcacttattattatttcattgtTCTTTATACTCTTATTAATAGGCTTTGCATATGCTTCTTCAAGTTTTGCGAGAAATTTTCGGAACTcatttttcctttttcttttatccGTTTGGCAAGCAAAGAGGGGAgctaatttataaaaatatatgtccACACGCACATATACAATgctttataaaaaattatttataaccTTTACAGActatgatgaaaaaatatttacttaAATTTGTCATAAGTAAGATTGTactcatatttataatataaaatgtatatctATCCAATTCTATACATATCAGTCAAATAATGTTATAGCACGCTAATTATATTTCGAACAATCcatatatactatattaaataattaaatactATGAGTGTAAAGGGAAAATACACacacatatgcatattaagaagaattatttaatgcACGCAAAAAAAGCTATATCAATGCATAtgcacatttttatattcctttaaatttgtagcaaaataatttattgtaAGTCCTAAGGTATgctaacatttttttttatacctataaggtattataaaaagagttaataaaataaaaacttaTGCATATACGTTTGTATGATCTATCAAAATcgcataaaaatatactttttattaaaaaataatcaaaaaaaaaatattataaattaattaaatacagctagctaaaaatataaataaaaataaaaaaagaaaaaaaaaacagccAAAATACAGCTACATAGCAAAATTAGCTAGCTCCTCGCTCTGATAAACAAAGACAAATAGTTTCAGTTATATAATCAATGTTATTCATTGTTATTCCTGATACATTTATTCGTCCATTtttaacaatataaatatgatgattttttaaactttgAAATATATCTGAAAAAATAGGTACATAAGAAAATAATCCTActtgttttttatacacACTCCAATCatgatttaaattatatttactttGAATTTGCTGTAATTtgtcaaaaaataaattccTAATATTAGCTATATATTGTGCTAATTGTTTTAACTCATTTAACCATTCAGTTTTTAAATTAGGATTTCCTAAAATTTCACAAACTAATCTATTTGTATGTATAGTAGGAGATGAATAAAATCTACGagttattattaataaggtacttaaaattttttttttttcattttcatttttgcACACAATATGTAAAGCACCTGCACGTTCACCATATAAtgacatattttttgcaaaAGATTGGCAAACTATAAaaggaatattttttttttgaaattgtCTAATTAAAGTTACATCATTATCCATTTCCCCATTTCCAAATCCTTGATAAGCAATAtcaaaaacaataatatgtttttttaataaaactatatttacaatttcttcaaaatattcggaatttatatgtatactaCATGGGTTATAACATGAAggttgtataaatataattgactcatcatcaatattttttaaatcatttaaaaataaattataatttatatcaattaaattattgtcaaaaaaatttatatattttaaattatatcctcttgattttatcatattaaCATGATTTACATATGGAATATTTGTAACATATATTGATGGGTTAGGCATATTGAagaattttaaaaattctaaTGCAATAGCTATAGCTCCTGTACCTCCTATAGTTTGTATTGTCGTTATTCTTTtctcttttatatattctgAATCTTCACCAAATATTAATTGTTGTGTTAATAAACTAAATGTATCACCTCCATtacttaataaatatggttTCTCTTTATACTTTTCTGCTACCATTTGTTCAGCTTTCAATACactattaaatatttgcaCTTTACCATTATTGCCTGCACAAACACCAATAGAAAGATTcacttttttatcaaatggGTCTGCATTATATTCATCGACACTTTTTAAAATCTCATCCGCCTCAATATGCTTTATCTCACTAAgatatttttccattatcaccagaaaaaaaaaaaaaaaattataacaaaaatgttaatacaATTTCAATCGAATTTCGATAATATATAAGTGTCGTCTTTTgatttaacaaaattaaaacactttaaaatgtatattttagctattatatatttcttaataaaatttataatatttttccacACTCGTATAACATCgtttttgcatatataattgttgTTTCACTCAACAAATGTACTATATAGATTGGatgttattttataaataaataatatcttttaaatatagccaaataaataattaactatatattttaaatataaaaaatttcgGAAATTCggaaaaaacataataaaattatattaatatagtaaaaaaaatatatattggattatatatattttttaaattaacgcagtatattaaaaatatatatatataatattgcaTACATAAAAAGCCTTTGCTCTTCTTCCGTTTTTTATggtgaataaaaaaacaatttacCAACAATTCAAGCTTAtcaatatgcatattttaaaataaatgcataataaatatcgctaaaattataaagataatatttttttaattatattaaaaaaaatatatacaaaaaaaaactacgCAAAAACTGTAGTACCATTTGTAGCTTActtgaataaataaaatgataaaaattgttctaaatacatttttactaaacatatatatatttacttaatttcatatttaaaataaaaaaaaacatataccTATGAATATGCATGTACAAcatattgtatattatcGATACAGTAAAATACTGAGCAACCATTGAAactttaaaattgtataatcACATATATAGAACATGTAAAAGGTTATCCCTAGCATTTCttacttattttattccatcattttttatggatatatttttacattttaaaGTGTCCTATATAGAACTTATAggtttatttatatcataaatttgaataacaaaaaaattgtagagcaaaatgaaaaaaaatagtagcaaaccgaatataataaataaacaagtGCCACTATTCAATGACCATATTTGCTGtctataaattaaaaaaacaaataaaaaaaaaaatgaatattgtTTCCAcacaaatatgtataaaataattatctGGAAAAAACACAAATTCATTAATCTATATCCCTATGCTTGTCATAATAGATAAgactaaattattttcaacatATTTCTTCTCACAATTTAACGATAAACAAGTTTTacagtttttatttttataactttttttgaaaatctATTTGTATTactatcattattttgagGTGTACTGAAAAGTCTACtgctttttttattacattttcttAAATTATTGTGTGgtgaaatataattattttttatattaaaatcgAGGTTGTCTAATTCTTCTGAAGGTTTACTTCtatccattttatttttactactTAATAATTGGTCATTATTAGTGTTGTTAAATTTTGTCTCTAACtctatattaaataatgataccTTTGctacaaatattttttttgatttataatatataattttataaaatttttttaatttttttgcataGATATcccaataatatttaataatttttgttttggGAAATTTTCTTAGCATTTCATTAAGtttttcaacatttttttttacaatatttatatttttcgacaataaaatatcatatatattttcaaaatatttattatcataataatttatactaTTCTTATATCTATACATATTGTCTTTTTCTCTTCCTActgaagaaaaagaaatagatTCTTTTGATATCCTTTTTCCATCTGTCTCACTATTTGATGGGTTGTTCTTGTCATTTTGCTCTTCCCATCTTagtttcaattttatttcattatatttattaacacaaaagtttataaatttgtaataatcagaattatttttaaatatgtttaaatttatattttgaataatatttttataatcattattataattttttacattatcttgacataaataataatataaacttAATAAAGATGGACTAatagaatatttataaaaaaaattaaaatttatacaatATGTTTTAGTATACATCTCAACTAGCCATTTTATTCCctctatataattttcacatattttcatttcgtgttcataattttttttttttttacaattttttatataaaacttttttaaatatatttccattttcctgtcttctttttcttcatcttttgtaaatatgtTCATCCCTAATTCATTCAAATTGTTTTCATTGTCAAAGTTTTCTAATTTAGGTTCTAGCTTTTTTTCATCTACACATACATTTACATTCTCTGAATTTATTTCCCCAACACCATCAATTTCTTTGATACtcctttttaataaatcataatcaacatattttataaataaaggaagttcattttctataaatttAGAAGATGCTATATGCATAGCTactttttttcgttttgaAATTCcacaataatatttttttatcttatccttattttttaaatatccTAATTTGCATGTATATAATCCTTCATTGTCTTTTTCAATTtgtatatctatattttcattttcaattatttttttttttataatttcatttaaCAGATATAAAGGTAAATACAGTTGGCTCTCCTTAAATTCCTCAATACTCCCACTATTTTGCAAATTTGCATAATTCCCTTCTTCCGTATTTCTACTTAAATAGCTGCTTGAAAAGTTAACAACTTTCTGAACataattcaaaaattttaaaaattctttTCGATTTAACTCATAATCTTTGTTTAAAAAGCCATTATATGTTATCCTATCTACATTAGTTggtttttcatttttttttccatcttTTTTTGcctttttcatattatccTCTAACATTTTAAAGTAGGCTTCGAAAAAAACTGAAAAATTCCCTTCTCTAACTTTTGGTAAATAGTCATTCCCCTttagaataaataaaattaacaagTCTCGTTTTATTTGATTAAAAAACATAGGAtacttatttaaaaataaattaataaatatatttaggttatataaaactgtaattttttttcttgcTATTCTATTTATGTTTACTAAATTATTAAGTGTTTCCCCTGAATTtgttaattcatttttcttCCCATCATATGGAATACTACTTATCATTGTGTCATTGTTGTTTTCTACTGGTTTGTCTATTAaatgtttttcttttttaaataataaattgccatccatatttaaataaaatgtttgaaatgtgtatatatatacattacgTATATTTCTTAATGCCAAACATTGTAACAACAAATCTGCATCAGCACCTACAATAACAAATGATTCTTCTTCTCGTTTTTCATcagttttattatcatctcTCTCATCTTTTTTAACATAACTAGTTATCCAATTCATAAGTTTTAATTCCCCTTCTCCTACTTCCTTATCTgttgaaatataaaattttacatcactatatttttcaagggatactaaatattttacaaaatttgtAAGAAAATGTccaattttttctataaatatactaCCACAtgttatatcatttatactgtccttattttcttttaattttattttggctcttctttttatttgtaattttaatttagaAAATGGACATATTCCATCAATAGCAAAAATCACATTTTTCTTGGGGTGaaacttttttaatacattttttattaaactcgatagtttataaaaataattattataactaCAAAACTCAACATTTGCTTTATGTAATAATTGatttaaatcaaataataaattatcaaCATCctgtattttattattatcccGTAATTTTGTATCCCCTTCCTTATTCTTAATTAGTTCATTCCCCCTATTCACATTGTTGACAATCTTCTCCCTTTTGCTATtcctatttatataaacatcAACATCTAGTAACCTATTTCTTTGAACTACTTTCACACAACtaggaaaattatttattagcCATTTATGCAAACCTGGTATTCCACAATTTACTACTGATATAAGTATAACTAATAAAAACGCCTGCCATAAACTGATATATTTTGGCATACCATTATACAACATCCGTAATAGAAAACGGAGAAGAATAGAAATCcaaattaattatacaatcacattaataatttatcaaaagttaaaataataattataataaatataattatgtaacaaaataattgatCAGCATTTTAttctacatattttttacttcgatatctttatattattctCTATATATTGGGACCTTCAAACCATacaatcaaaaaaaatacaaacttaccattttttaattcccttaaaaaatatatatttattttttaatctaAAATAACATATGTAAGAATGCAGAAAACAATTGGCTCCGCTAACAGCTCTATCAAACCTACTAGCAGTGCTAAAAGGGGAGAATCAACAAAAACAAAccaattcaaataattgaaccattaaattttctatatttatcaattatacataatttataaccATTTACAATCCagtttgttattttttttttaacattttataaacaatCCGTTTCATATACCCTTAATGAAATCTTGGAATTACCAACACGAATCTGCCCCAACCCAAGCAGCAATTTAacacattattttataaacatatattttaatatactcAAGTTTATGAAAAGgttctttttttctatattaataataattatgaatttatatattttaaaagatgcaacatttcaatatatagatataaaaatatgttatttaattttataaatgtacAAGAAAATGAAGCACGCACATATGCACCCAATTTAATGCACACATACTTGACACatacatttatatgtttatataaaaactaaaaaatatatatttatctatattaatttacagttatcaaatatatatatgcacactGCAAAGTGCTATTTagaatgaatatttttaataaaaaatgtataaatgaaaaaatatatacaaattataaataagatAATATGGTGcacattttcataatatttcgGTATTTGTTATGTacatattcaaaaaaatgatattcagaatttttttaaaacatttgaTTGGCGGTTTGttcttgtttttttcaagtTAACATTGTCGggtaatatgtatatttttcttacatgtatgcatatactATATATCTATACAATTTATGTGTATCAAAATTATACTCTTGATCTGCTTATATATCGTTGTCTATCTTCAAGGGAAATATATGGGCTTGTTCCAATTTCACCACCCTTGGTTTCTTTAATGAAGATAAGTATAAATAAGAATGCGATAATACACATTACTGAAAAGAACATAAATAGTATTGCGGGAGATTgcttaataataatatctgATGGGAACACCACAATAATTGCACACAACCAATTTATCAATGAAGCTAAACTAGCTGCActatcttttatttcagAAGGAAACATTTCATGTAAATATATCCACAATACTGGACCATATGATACAGCAAATGATATAATCATAACAAAAGTTCCAACAATGGATAATACATTTACAGCTCTTGTTGCTCCCCATATTTGTCTAGCTATAGCAGTTGGTAAAAAGGCACAAATAACACCAACACATCCtcctaataataatgtttttcTTCCAAGCTTttctataatatatatagctgGGAATGTCATCAAAAAGTTAACTGCTGTCATTATGACACTTAATATTGTTATAAATTTTGCATCTAaaaattctttatataattcatttgAATTTGCTACTAACACATTTATACCAGTAAATTGTTGAAAGCCTGATAATACACATCctaatattataacattTCTATATGCTGGGATTTTTAAGGcatttaataatgataatgaaCTTTCTTTAGCTGCTTTGTTTTGATCTATGGCATCTTTAATAGCTCTAAGTCCATCATCAACATCAGATGGgccatatatttttttcaatatatttctGGATCCTTCAATATCaccattttcatataaaaagtatGGTGTTTCCTctttgtaaaaaaagaccaataaaattattccAGCAATAGATATTATAGTggggaaaaaaaacataaatctCCACCAAAACAGTTCAAAATCTGTTAATGTGATTGTTTTGCCACTTGTTTTAGGCCCGTCTCCCAAAAATAATCCCATTAAAACTGCAATAAATATTCCAaatgttataaataattgatGCAATACACCATATGCTCCCTTTTTATCCTTGTGGGTCATTTCAGATATGTACATGGGTACACTGACTGTTATTAACCCAATACCAAAACCACTTAGTAAACGagcatataatattgtatGGAAGTGGTGGCTAATAGATGTTAATatacttataaaaatgaaaaaaacatatataaccAATAATGAAAATCGTCTTCCATACTTAACTAAGCATCCTGAAAATCCACTACCTATAACAGCTCCAATAAATATTGAggctaataaaaatgagcTTTTAAGTACACTATCTTCGCATGATGTGGCCTTTTGCCCTGCACACCATTCAAACTCTACAACTATATAACTTTTAATTGTGTTTAAAACACTAACTTGATatccaaaaataaatgatgcTAAACATGCTGATAACACATATTGAAATGATGTGTTAAAAAAACCTTCCCTATGCTCTATCTCCTGGGTCCCACCCCTTGATAATATATCCATACGCAATATATTCATTGTTTCGAAttaatacacatatatttattgtttacTTAAATGTACAtaacttatatatttatatataatatatcatttatgtAGTACTAAATTTATAGGTAAAACActaaaatgtttatatttattttatatttactttatactttatgaatttataattttatctttatattttttatgtaaataaacaacatgtattattatcttatttaatattaatatacttcaaaaatattattttatttttcaccattcaaaaaaaaaaaaataacattaaatatattgttagTAATGCAACTTATTTATCACACCATGTATTaatacttatattttttatatattttttaatatattattaaatatttattattttttattacaatttttactatattttgtgcgtattttatataattataaaaaaaaataaagtatatattatcaatgTGCGCAATAAATAAGTAtctctatttttttctatatgtatataataaaacgtATTTTCCATATAAGCATAAACCcgaatatattatataaataaaagcacagctttatttttctctctaaaatatacaagtattatttattttaacgTACccttatttttgttttatcaaaatataattggtAGTATAATTCACTTTTAAGTCAATGCTataacataatatatataatattacaatgtatatttatatgtacatataaaataatatattgtttatacacgcttatatttacatatataaagcaattattttatatattacaaatgtatatttatatatatttattatgcatGTAAgtaatatgataaatttcAATTTAATTGCATTTTCTCCGTTAcctttatgtttttttctctcTCTTTAacgataatatttttacacttaaaaaatgttgatttatttctttattaatttagtttaattttattattatattttaaaaa
This region includes:
- a CDS encoding dynein light chain, putative is translated as MSTILLMTNLTPLFACQTDKRKRKNEFRKFLAKLEEAYAKPINKSIKNNEIIISEIVIFRHKLNRHSIKKSNIPYHNQNNIVDIITGVLDKYTDANTNAIQVENAIKNIKEILDKTFGVGWICLIGESFSFNISAKEESFLFCFYQGYLAIVVYKC
- a CDS encoding aspartate aminotransferase, putative — translated: MEKYLSEIKHIEADEILKSVDEYNADPFDKKVNLSIGVCAGNNGKVQIFNSVLKAEQMVAEKYKEKPYLLSNGGDTFSLLTQQLIFGEDSEYIKEKRITTIQTIGGTGAIAIALEFLKFFNMPNPSIYVTNIPYVNHVNMIKSRGYNLKYINFFDNNLIDINYNLFLNDLKNIDDESIIFIQPSCYNPCSIHINSEYFEEIVNIVLLKKHIIVFDIAYQGFGNGEMDNDVTLIRQFQKKNIPFIVCQSFAKNMSLYGERAGALHIVCKNENEKKKILSTLLIITRRFYSSPTIHTNRLVCEILGNPNLKTEWLNELKQLAQYIANIRNLFFDKLQQIQSKYNLNHDWSVYKKQVGLFSYVPIFSDIFQSLKNHHIYIVKNGRINVSGITMNNIDYITETICLCLSERGAS
- a CDS encoding 5'-3' exonuclease, putative encodes the protein MPKYISLWQAFLLVILISVVNCGIPGLHKWLINNFPSCVKVVQRNRLLDVDVYINRNSKREKIVNNVNRGNELIKNKEGDTKLRDNNKIQDVDNLLFDLNQLLHKANVEFCSYNNYFYKLSSLIKNVLKKFHPKKNVIFAIDGICPFSKLKLQIKRRAKIKLKENKDSINDITCGSIFIEKIGHFLTNFVKYLVSLEKYSDVKFYISTDKEVGEGELKLMNWITSYVKKDERDDNKTDEKREEESFVIVGADADLLLQCLALRNIRNVYIYTFQTFYLNMDGNLLFKKEKHLIDKPVENNNDTMISSIPYDGKKNELTNSGETLNNLVNINRIARKKITVLYNLNIFINLFLNKYPMFFNQIKRDLLILFILKGNDYLPKVREGNFSVFFEAYFKMLEDNMKKAKKDGKKNEKPTNVDRITYNGFLNKDYELNRKEFLKFLNYVQKVVNFSSSYLSRNTEEGNYANLQNSGSIEEFKESQLYLPLYLLNEIIKKKIIENENIDIQIEKDNEGLYTCKLGYLKNKDKIKKYYCGISKRKKVAMHIASSKFIENELPLFIKYVDYDLLKRSIKEIDGVGEINSENVNVCVDEKKLEPKLENFDNENNLNELGMNIFTKDEEKEDRKMEIYLKKFYIKNCKKKKNYEHEMKICENYIEGIKWLVEMYTKTYCINFNFFYKYSISPSLLSLYYYLCQDNVKNYNNDYKNIIQNINLNIFKNNSDYYKFINFCVNKYNEIKLKLRWEEQNDKNNPSNSETDGKRISKESISFSSVGREKDNMYRYKNSINYYDNKYFENIYDILLSKNINIVKKNVEKLNEMLRKFPKTKIIKYYWDIYAKKLKKFYKIIYYKSKKIFVAKVSLFNIELETKFNNTNNDQLLSSKNKMDRSKPSEELDNLDFNIKNNYISPHNNLRKCNKKSSRLFSTPQNNDSNTNRFSKKVIKIKTVKLVYR
- a CDS encoding hexose transporter, putative, translating into MNILRMDILSRGGTQEIEHREGFFNTSFQYVLSACLASFIFGYQVSVLNTIKSYIVVEFEWCAGQKATSCEDSVLKSSFLLASIFIGAVIGSGFSGCLVKYGRRFSLLVIYVFFIFISILTSISHHFHTILYARLLSGFGIGLITVSVPMYISEMTHKDKKGAYGVLHQLFITFGIFIAVLMGLFLGDGPKTSGKTITLTDFELFWWRFMFFFPTIISIAGIILLVFFYKEETPYFLYENGDIEGSRNILKKIYGPSDVDDGLRAIKDAIDQNKAAKESSLSLLNALKIPAYRNVIILGCVLSGFQQFTGINVLVANSNELYKEFLDAKFITILSVIMTAVNFLMTFPAIYIIEKLGRKTLLLGGCVGVICAFLPTAIARQIWGATRAVNVLSIVGTFVMIISFAVSYGPVLWIYLHEMFPSEIKDSAASLASLINWLCAIIVVFPSDIIIKQSPAILFMFFSVMCIIAFLFILIFIKETKGGEIGTSPYISLEDRQRYISRSRV